In Acidobacteriota bacterium, a genomic segment contains:
- a CDS encoding ATP-dependent DNA ligase produces the protein YPHIAEALKWLKLSSAVFDGEVVALDESGRPSFQELQNARLTKRPIVYFIFDVLHLNGRDLLDRPLSARREELDKLASLFSDPLRLNLEFHVSLAAFTEQVRKLRLEGIVAKRADSIYIPGKESDAWRKHRFNQEDEFVIGGYIPGGQNFSELLIGEERGEDLVFIKRLIAGFVPHTRAEVFEAIKGLRTKKCPFSNLPENRKSPHALAAEKMRECVWVKPERRCEVEFVERTKGGRLRHPEFRRLVD, from the coding sequence TACCCGCACATTGCGGAAGCTCTCAAATGGCTGAAGCTAAGTTCAGCCGTGTTCGACGGCGAGGTGGTTGCGCTGGATGAATCGGGCAGGCCCAGCTTCCAAGAATTGCAGAACGCCCGTCTCACCAAGCGCCCGATCGTCTATTTCATTTTTGACGTGCTGCATCTGAATGGCCGGGATCTCCTGGACCGGCCTCTGTCTGCGCGGCGAGAGGAACTCGACAAACTGGCCTCACTCTTTTCTGATCCGCTGCGGCTGAATCTTGAGTTTCACGTTTCTCTTGCTGCTTTCACCGAGCAGGTGCGCAAGCTGCGCCTGGAAGGAATTGTGGCGAAGCGTGCGGATTCGATCTACATTCCCGGAAAGGAATCGGATGCCTGGCGGAAGCACCGCTTCAATCAGGAAGATGAGTTCGTCATAGGCGGCTACATCCCCGGCGGACAGAATTTCTCGGAGCTACTCATCGGCGAAGAGCGAGGGGAGGATCTTGTCTTCATCAAGCGGCTTATTGCGGGGTTCGTGCCGCACACGCGCGCAGAGGTTTTTGAGGCGATCAAAGGATTACGAACGAAGAAGTGTCCTTTTTCGAATCTGCCCGAGAACCGCAAGAGCCCGCATGCGCTGGCCGCCGAGAAGATGCGGGAATGCGTTTGGGTGAAACCCGAACGGAGATGCGAAGTGGAATTCGTGGAGCGGACAAAGGGCGGCAGATTGCGCCATCCGGAGTTCAGGAGATTGGTAGACTAG
- a CDS encoding PadR family transcriptional regulator codes for MAKETPERANLLQGTLDMLILRTLLYGPAHGHQIGKHIQRTTNDFLQMQHGSLYPALHRLERRGWVASKWEMAPDRNREFKYYRLTDKGRKQLVVEESQWKQMAEAVARVMWPTAEES; via the coding sequence ATGGCCAAAGAGACACCGGAACGCGCGAACCTCCTTCAAGGCACCCTTGACATGTTGATCTTGCGAACTCTTCTTTATGGTCCTGCTCACGGCCACCAGATCGGCAAGCATATTCAGCGCACTACGAATGATTTTCTCCAGATGCAGCACGGCTCGCTTTACCCCGCGCTGCACCGGCTGGAGCGAAGGGGATGGGTCGCTTCGAAATGGGAGATGGCTCCAGATCGGAATCGGGAATTCAAGTACTACCGCCTTACGGATAAGGGAAGAAAACAGCTTGTCGTCGAAGAATCTCAATGGAAGCAGATGGCAGAAGCTGTGGCGCGGGTGATGTGGCCCACAGCTGAGGAGAGCTGA
- a CDS encoding ester cyclase has protein sequence MSEQNKALVRRIIVEIVNQGDLELVNQLISLEYAYFEPTVGAMRGREGYRGIVSTYRNAFPDLKLTIDEQIAETDTVVTRWRGEGTHRGELMGVAPTGKRVSVQGVVISRIKNGQLVDDFGCYDVLGMLRQLGVAPALAKAAA, from the coding sequence ATGTCGGAGCAGAACAAAGCTCTTGTGCGGCGGATCATTGTAGAAATCGTTAACCAAGGCGATTTGGAGCTCGTCAACCAACTGATCTCTCTCGAATACGCTTACTTCGAGCCTACGGTGGGAGCCATGCGGGGCCGCGAGGGCTACAGAGGAATTGTCAGCACTTACCGAAACGCCTTTCCCGATTTAAAACTGACGATTGACGAGCAGATCGCGGAAACTGATACGGTGGTCACCCGTTGGAGAGGCGAAGGCACGCATCGTGGGGAACTGATGGGAGTAGCTCCGACCGGGAAGCGCGTCTCGGTACAGGGCGTCGTGATCAGCCGGATTAAAAACGGACAACTCGTTGATGACTTCGGATGCTACGACGTGCTCGGAATGCTGCGGCAACTCGGTGTCGCGCCGGCGCTGGCTAAAGCCGCAGCATAG
- a CDS encoding multidrug ABC transporter substrate-binding protein, producing MVQSVASFFRDLKLAARSLSRAKGLTLSVILTLALGIGANAAMFTLLRGVLLRPLVNRDESRLIYIRQSVDGKNAWFSVPEIDDLTSRVKTLHSFGDFSTIGFTLVGLGEPRTVRAGVVGGSYFQAMGLRPILGRLLDTSDDGPNAAGAVVLTHRFWSTTLNRDSSVIGKTVRLSSFIDSRNATVVGVLEPCVPYPQDTEIIGNIVTSAHHLSATMVTGRIHRMTELFGRLKPGATLDEARAELDSVYKSMKREHPEAYPSRRDFQISATRLRDQLTSGARTILLVLMAASVLVFIIACSNVANLILARTVRRENELAMRAALGASTLDLRRLLLAESLLLCVAGATLGIFIARPLVAVLAQYASRFSVRALDLTIDSSMLWVGAGLAVLAATLLAFVPRLPSSRVPQGLGLAAGSLRITGTTNSRLKVFVLVQVAACFVLMAASAATVNTLLSLESVRAAFETRHILAVNVPVIRDEKTTAQVMDYYREAMRQIRDLPSVLNVALTTTVPWRDLGEFSLEFLTDNHPAGADQKYPRANLRTVSPGFFATLGLPLIAGRDFTDVDRIDSEPVAIVSQSVADQMFQDGNALNHYVTWTDPGLKFAPGFTLASRRIVGIVPDLDNEDFVPRPIMSVYHPAGQEQAFMAGRLLIEVRSDPYALVQPVTRIIHNLSADQPVERAQTLEDIRTEVLSPERLNVLISTVFAGVALLIAIVGVAGVLAFSVSGRTREFGIRLAVGAAPQDLLVRVITEGAVMAAGGLALGLAGGFWLAKLAGSFIGGVKLPGALPLVGSALVLLVAAVTASMIPAMRAARVDVIQALRTE from the coding sequence ATGGTTCAGAGCGTCGCGAGCTTCTTCCGAGATCTGAAGTTGGCTGCGCGGTCGCTGAGCCGTGCCAAGGGTCTGACGCTCTCGGTGATTCTGACCCTGGCACTTGGAATCGGGGCTAACGCCGCAATGTTTACTCTGCTGCGCGGCGTACTGCTAAGACCCCTGGTTAACCGCGACGAAAGCCGCCTCATTTACATCCGGCAAAGCGTGGACGGAAAAAACGCCTGGTTCTCGGTTCCGGAAATCGATGACTTGACTTCGCGTGTGAAGACGCTGCACTCCTTCGGCGACTTCTCCACCATCGGATTTACTCTGGTCGGACTTGGAGAGCCACGCACAGTTCGGGCCGGCGTAGTTGGAGGCTCGTATTTTCAGGCGATGGGATTACGTCCGATTCTGGGCCGGCTGCTGGACACGAGCGACGATGGACCGAACGCCGCCGGCGCTGTCGTACTGACGCATCGTTTCTGGTCCACAACCCTGAATCGTGATTCTTCCGTAATCGGGAAAACCGTCCGGCTGAGCTCATTCATTGATTCGCGCAACGCTACGGTCGTCGGCGTTTTGGAGCCGTGTGTTCCTTATCCGCAGGACACCGAGATCATTGGCAACATCGTCACCAGCGCTCATCATCTTTCGGCGACGATGGTCACCGGGCGAATCCATCGCATGACTGAACTGTTTGGGCGCCTGAAACCGGGTGCCACTTTGGACGAAGCTCGCGCAGAGCTGGATTCCGTGTACAAGAGCATGAAGCGGGAGCATCCGGAAGCTTATCCATCCAGGCGGGACTTTCAGATCAGCGCGACGCGATTGCGCGACCAGCTTACTTCCGGAGCACGGACCATATTGCTTGTGCTCATGGCCGCATCGGTGCTGGTCTTCATCATCGCCTGTTCGAATGTCGCGAATCTGATTCTGGCGCGCACTGTGCGCCGGGAAAATGAACTCGCCATGCGCGCAGCGCTCGGAGCCAGCACACTCGACTTGCGCCGTCTTCTGTTGGCCGAGAGCCTGCTGCTGTGCGTCGCAGGCGCGACCCTGGGCATTTTCATAGCCAGGCCGCTCGTGGCTGTCCTTGCGCAATACGCATCCCGGTTCTCGGTTCGCGCGCTCGATCTCACCATTGATTCGAGCATGCTCTGGGTGGGTGCTGGACTGGCTGTTCTCGCCGCAACCCTGCTGGCATTCGTCCCGCGGCTGCCGTCGTCGCGGGTTCCCCAGGGACTCGGGCTGGCCGCCGGGAGCTTGCGAATTACGGGCACCACCAACAGCAGGCTGAAAGTTTTCGTTTTGGTACAAGTGGCAGCGTGCTTCGTACTCATGGCAGCATCCGCGGCGACGGTCAATACTCTGCTCTCGCTCGAGTCTGTCCGCGCCGCTTTTGAGACGCGCCACATTCTCGCCGTAAACGTGCCGGTGATCCGCGACGAAAAAACGACCGCTCAGGTAATGGACTATTACCGCGAAGCGATGCGGCAGATCCGCGACTTGCCGAGCGTTTTGAACGTTGCTCTCACCACGACTGTTCCATGGCGCGATCTCGGCGAATTCTCCCTGGAATTCCTGACCGACAACCACCCTGCCGGTGCAGACCAGAAATATCCGCGCGCGAACCTGCGGACTGTCTCACCCGGATTCTTTGCGACACTCGGCCTACCGCTGATTGCAGGACGCGACTTCACCGATGTGGACCGCATCGACAGCGAGCCCGTCGCTATTGTGAGCCAGAGCGTGGCGGACCAGATGTTCCAAGATGGGAACGCGCTAAACCACTATGTAACGTGGACCGATCCCGGCCTGAAGTTCGCTCCCGGATTTACGCTGGCTTCGCGTCGCATCGTCGGCATTGTTCCGGATCTCGATAATGAAGATTTTGTTCCCCGCCCGATCATGTCGGTCTATCATCCGGCGGGTCAGGAGCAGGCATTTATGGCGGGACGTCTTCTGATCGAGGTGCGCTCTGATCCGTACGCTCTGGTTCAGCCGGTTACGCGTATCATCCACAATCTGTCCGCCGATCAACCCGTCGAACGCGCGCAGACTCTGGAAGACATCCGTACAGAGGTGCTCTCTCCGGAGCGGCTCAACGTCCTCATCTCCACCGTCTTCGCCGGCGTAGCACTGCTGATCGCCATTGTTGGTGTGGCTGGCGTGCTCGCATTCTCAGTCAGCGGCCGCACAAGGGAATTTGGAATCCGTCTGGCAGTGGGCGCGGCGCCGCAGGATCTCCTTGTGCGCGTGATTACTGAAGGCGCCGTAATGGCCGCAGGCGGCCTTGCGCTCGGTCTGGCGGGAGGGTTCTGGCTAGCCAAGCTCGCCGGCTCCTTTATAGGCGGCGTCAAGTTGCCAGGAGCGCTGCCGCTAGTCGGGTCCGCGCTGGTGCTGCTGGTTGCCGCTGTAACGGCGTCGATGATTCCCGCGATGCGCGCAGCTCGCGTCGACGTGATCCAGGCGTTGCGTACTGAGTGA
- a CDS encoding ABC transporter permease: MKWWQIGKRDADLERELQSDLQLEEEEQREHGIAPEEARYAALRAFGNPSVISEQTREVWSWDRLETVLRDLKISIRTLARQPGFSAVAMLVIAVGMGATISLFTVVWSVLLKPLPFDRPEQLVRLYESSKRFPWNGPAPGIYREWKRQSKSFSSLALFKDWPPYNLSDGGTLPEQVRATICSWDLFNTLGVQPSIGRSFTAEDDQPSANSTVILSWSLWKRRFGGDPSVVGRKINLDAKPYTVIGVMPRWFAFAEQKVQIFLPVYHEKKPEEMAAIDNHGFRVIGRLKPGVTREQAAQEVSAIVRQIHDADLDNPFVSSGAAIRPLIDYLVGDIRPALYMLLAATGCMLLIACLNVANLLTARSAARRREIAIRRALGGGRFRLIREQLIETFVLFSVGGAAGLALAYAALRWFIITRTDMVRVESIRIDGVVVATVAGLVLICALFAGLIPMLASRSGNLVAALQESSRGSTSGSSRTGVRKVLVGAEVAFTVVLLVSAGLLLKSYMRLRSNDLGCATDNILTMRFTLPKVQYSKPAQRVAFFDDLLVRVSALPGVEAASLVLAVPGKGYFGDGGVSIAEHPPLPQGQTQEAIVRSADPGYFASIGIPLLRGRTFGSDQRLDGANEVIVSAGFVRKYFPNEDPIGKHLITLSHHSYEVVGVVGDTRYELAEPPEPTMYFPIDAGTETGAALVLRAARDPESLALPIQKVIEQMDRELAVSDVLTMNQIINKSSLDANFEATLLAALAGISLLLAAVGLFGVLAYLATQRRTEIGIRLALGAQREHVLHLMLLDGLPPAIGGAVAGSLLAIAAAQLIRSSLYATKPLDPAVFAGVIGLLFTVATTACLLPAWRASRVQPATVLRSE, encoded by the coding sequence ATGAAATGGTGGCAGATCGGGAAACGCGATGCCGATTTGGAACGGGAACTGCAATCGGACCTTCAACTGGAAGAAGAAGAGCAGCGGGAACACGGCATTGCGCCAGAAGAGGCCCGCTATGCCGCCCTGCGCGCCTTCGGCAATCCCAGTGTGATTAGCGAGCAAACTCGCGAGGTCTGGAGTTGGGACAGGCTCGAAACTGTTCTTCGCGATCTAAAAATCAGCATCCGCACGCTCGCGCGGCAGCCGGGATTTTCAGCGGTGGCGATGCTGGTGATCGCCGTTGGCATGGGGGCGACTATCTCGCTGTTCACCGTCGTCTGGTCGGTTCTCCTGAAACCTCTGCCGTTCGATCGCCCGGAGCAACTTGTTCGGCTGTACGAAAGTAGCAAGCGCTTCCCCTGGAACGGGCCCGCGCCGGGCATTTACCGCGAATGGAAACGCCAAAGCAAGTCATTCTCCAGCCTCGCGCTGTTTAAGGATTGGCCGCCGTACAATCTCTCCGACGGCGGCACGCTGCCCGAACAGGTTCGTGCAACCATCTGTTCCTGGGATCTTTTCAACACGCTCGGTGTCCAGCCCAGCATCGGACGCTCCTTCACGGCGGAGGACGACCAGCCTTCCGCCAACAGCACAGTCATCCTCAGTTGGTCGCTTTGGAAACGCCGCTTCGGCGGTGACCCATCCGTGGTCGGCCGCAAAATCAATCTAGATGCCAAACCCTACACCGTCATCGGCGTGATGCCGCGTTGGTTCGCCTTTGCCGAACAGAAAGTGCAGATCTTTCTTCCCGTCTACCACGAGAAAAAACCCGAGGAGATGGCCGCGATCGACAACCACGGCTTCAGGGTGATCGGGAGGCTGAAGCCCGGCGTCACACGTGAGCAGGCGGCACAAGAAGTTTCGGCGATCGTGCGCCAGATCCACGACGCCGATCTCGACAACCCATTTGTCAGTAGCGGAGCAGCCATCCGTCCGCTCATCGACTATCTGGTCGGCGACATTAGGCCCGCGTTGTACATGTTGCTGGCTGCCACCGGATGCATGCTGCTGATCGCGTGCCTCAACGTGGCCAACCTGCTGACCGCCCGCTCGGCGGCACGACGACGCGAAATTGCCATCCGGAGAGCGCTCGGTGGCGGTCGCTTCCGGCTAATTCGTGAGCAGCTCATCGAAACGTTCGTACTCTTTTCCGTCGGAGGAGCAGCCGGCCTCGCTCTTGCCTACGCGGCCCTCCGCTGGTTCATTATTACGCGGACCGACATGGTGCGCGTGGAGTCGATCCGCATTGATGGCGTCGTGGTCGCAACCGTCGCGGGACTCGTGTTGATTTGCGCTCTGTTCGCCGGACTCATCCCAATGCTGGCAAGCCGTTCCGGGAACCTGGTCGCGGCGCTGCAAGAGTCGTCGCGGGGTTCCACCTCGGGCTCTTCGCGTACCGGTGTGCGCAAAGTACTCGTGGGCGCCGAAGTTGCGTTCACCGTTGTTCTGCTCGTCAGCGCCGGCTTGCTGCTCAAGAGCTACATGCGGCTGCGCTCAAATGACCTGGGCTGCGCGACCGACAATATCCTCACCATGCGTTTCACTCTTCCGAAAGTGCAGTACAGCAAGCCGGCGCAGCGGGTAGCATTCTTCGACGATCTGCTCGTGCGTGTGAGTGCACTGCCGGGAGTGGAGGCGGCCTCCCTCGTCCTCGCGGTTCCAGGCAAAGGATACTTCGGTGACGGCGGCGTGAGCATCGCCGAGCATCCGCCGTTGCCGCAGGGGCAGACGCAAGAAGCGATCGTCCGCTCGGCTGATCCCGGCTATTTCGCGTCGATAGGCATCCCGCTCCTCCGCGGGCGCACCTTCGGTTCCGATCAGCGTCTCGACGGCGCGAACGAAGTCATCGTCAGCGCTGGGTTCGTGCGGAAGTATTTTCCAAATGAGGACCCGATCGGCAAGCACCTCATCACCCTGAGTCATCATAGCTACGAGGTAGTCGGCGTCGTGGGCGATACCCGATACGAACTGGCGGAGCCGCCGGAGCCGACGATGTATTTCCCGATCGACGCAGGCACAGAGACGGGCGCCGCCCTCGTCCTCCGCGCCGCACGCGATCCCGAGAGCCTCGCCCTTCCCATTCAGAAGGTCATCGAGCAGATGGATCGCGAACTCGCCGTCTCCGACGTGCTCACGATGAATCAGATCATCAACAAATCATCGCTCGACGCAAATTTCGAAGCGACGTTGCTGGCTGCCTTGGCGGGCATATCGCTGTTGCTGGCTGCGGTGGGTCTGTTCGGCGTGCTCGCATACTTGGCGACGCAGCGACGCACGGAGATCGGTATCCGGCTGGCACTCGGGGCGCAACGAGAACACGTCCTGCATCTGATGCTCCTGGACGGGCTTCCTCCCGCCATTGGCGGGGCTGTAGCAGGCTCGCTCCTCGCCATCGCCGCCGCGCAACTGATCCGCTCCAGCTTGTATGCCACGAAGCCGCTCGACCCTGCCGTGTTCGCCGGTGTCATCGGACTCCTGTTCACGGTTGCAACTACGGCGTGCCTGCTACCGGCGTGGCGCGCCTCGCGCGTACAACCAGCGACGGTTCTACGCAGCGAGTGA
- a CDS encoding prolyl oligopeptidase, whose product MFSSRYFVQRHSESSVTRCYPLPFRFHPAGAAMTRHSSFLRDLSVLLSCLCVAAFAADVPQRTQPTSFHYQKPPKVIADVLESPAPPTTIVSPTHDRVLVIDSLRHPPVSDLAQPMLRIGGLRINPATNGRHHPAHHVGLRLVDIASGKQTKIETPSNAWLSVPEWAPDGKHVVFTNTTQNATELWIADAATGAAHRFPNLKINSTYGTPVQWSTGSRSLLVQLVPALRGNAPKAIAVPTGPNLQESSGKPGPVRTFEDLLQSPHDEGLFDYYVTSQLATVDTQTGKVTNIGTPAIFDTVEPSPDAEHILVARVVRPYSYLLPVFGFAKEVEVWSKTGTLEHKIASLPTEEQVPIEGVLTGPRDWTWVATKPATLLWAEALDDGNPKKKAAFRDRVFILAAPFHGEPVELVKLQYRYQGGGFRSRPIVFGETGDWAFVHDYDRDRRWIRTFEIHLDQPGQQAKLVWERSIRDRYGDPGNPVLRMLPNGQRVILQHDNYIFLEGDGASPKGDFPFLDRFDLTSQQSARLFRAADKTYENFVAILSDDGSRFITRFETPDDPPNLYIRSQQNSDQKIAMTHFPDPAPGLRGIRKQLVTYKRDDGVQLSFELYLPASYKEGERLPTIVWAYPLEYSDAATASQVSGSQYRFVTIGGISELFLVTQGYAVLDNATMPVVGDPETMNDTYVQQIVASAKAAIQKATEMGVTDPKRVGLGGHSYGAFMTANLLAHSDLFRAGVARSGAYNRTLTPFGFQSERRTFWEAPEMYMKVSPFAFADKIRNPILLIHGQADDNPGTFPIQSERMYQALKGNGATVRYVTLPYEAHGYVGLESVEHVQWEMLNWFDKYVKNAAAETGSTSIN is encoded by the coding sequence ATGTTCAGCAGCCGCTACTTCGTCCAGCGCCACAGCGAATCATCTGTTACTCGGTGCTATCCTCTTCCGTTCAGATTTCATCCAGCCGGAGCTGCCATGACTCGACACTCATCCTTTTTGCGCGACCTCTCTGTCCTGCTTAGCTGTCTTTGCGTTGCTGCCTTCGCTGCCGACGTTCCCCAGCGTACTCAACCCACGAGCTTCCATTACCAGAAGCCGCCGAAGGTTATTGCCGATGTACTCGAGTCGCCCGCGCCGCCTACGACCATCGTTAGCCCAACCCATGACCGCGTACTGGTTATCGACAGTCTTCGGCACCCGCCAGTCTCCGATCTTGCCCAGCCCATGCTCCGCATTGGTGGACTGCGGATCAACCCTGCCACCAATGGACGTCACCATCCGGCGCATCATGTTGGTCTGCGCCTGGTCGACATTGCCAGCGGCAAGCAAACCAAAATCGAGACGCCGTCGAATGCTTGGCTGAGCGTTCCGGAGTGGGCGCCTGATGGCAAGCACGTCGTCTTCACCAACACGACGCAGAACGCGACAGAACTGTGGATCGCTGATGCCGCTACCGGAGCGGCTCACCGCTTTCCCAATTTGAAAATCAACTCGACGTATGGCACGCCAGTACAGTGGAGCACCGGCAGCCGTTCCCTACTCGTCCAGCTCGTCCCGGCGCTGCGCGGCAATGCGCCCAAAGCCATTGCCGTTCCCACTGGCCCTAACTTGCAGGAGAGCTCCGGTAAACCTGGACCTGTGCGCACCTTCGAAGACCTGCTGCAGAGCCCGCACGATGAGGGGTTGTTCGACTACTACGTCACCTCGCAGCTCGCGACTGTAGATACCCAGACCGGCAAGGTTACGAATATCGGGACGCCGGCTATCTTCGACACCGTTGAGCCTTCCCCTGACGCAGAGCACATTTTGGTCGCTCGCGTCGTGCGTCCCTATAGCTACCTGCTGCCGGTGTTTGGATTTGCCAAGGAGGTTGAGGTATGGAGCAAAACGGGAACTCTTGAACACAAGATCGCCAGCCTGCCGACGGAAGAGCAGGTTCCCATCGAAGGCGTACTCACTGGCCCGCGCGATTGGACTTGGGTCGCAACCAAGCCGGCTACGCTGTTATGGGCCGAGGCGCTCGATGATGGCAATCCAAAGAAGAAGGCAGCGTTCCGCGATCGTGTGTTTATTCTGGCTGCGCCTTTCCATGGTGAGCCGGTTGAGCTGGTCAAGTTGCAATACCGTTACCAGGGCGGCGGATTTCGTTCCCGTCCGATCGTCTTCGGCGAGACGGGTGACTGGGCTTTCGTGCATGACTACGATCGCGACCGGCGCTGGATCCGCACCTTCGAAATCCATCTCGATCAGCCGGGACAGCAAGCGAAGCTGGTGTGGGAACGCTCGATTCGCGACCGCTATGGCGATCCCGGTAACCCTGTGCTGCGCATGCTGCCCAACGGACAGCGCGTGATTTTGCAGCACGACAATTACATATTCCTCGAAGGCGATGGAGCATCGCCGAAGGGCGACTTCCCCTTCCTCGATCGCTTTGATCTGACCAGCCAGCAGTCAGCGCGGCTGTTCCGTGCTGCCGACAAGACCTACGAAAACTTCGTTGCAATACTCAGCGACGATGGTTCGCGCTTCATTACCCGTTTTGAAACTCCCGACGATCCTCCGAACCTTTACATCCGCAGCCAACAGAATTCCGATCAGAAGATCGCGATGACGCATTTTCCCGATCCAGCGCCTGGGCTTCGGGGAATCAGGAAACAACTGGTCACCTACAAGCGCGACGACGGCGTCCAGCTTTCCTTCGAGCTCTACCTGCCCGCCAGCTATAAGGAAGGCGAGCGGCTGCCGACCATTGTTTGGGCGTACCCGCTGGAATATTCCGACGCTGCCACCGCCAGCCAGGTCTCCGGTTCGCAATATCGGTTCGTAACGATTGGCGGAATCTCAGAGCTGTTCCTGGTCACGCAGGGATACGCCGTTCTTGATAACGCTACGATGCCTGTAGTCGGTGATCCGGAGACGATGAACGATACTTACGTCCAGCAAATCGTTGCCAGCGCAAAGGCGGCGATCCAGAAGGCGACCGAAATGGGAGTTACCGATCCCAAACGCGTGGGACTTGGCGGTCATAGCTACGGCGCCTTTATGACCGCGAATCTGCTCGCGCATTCAGACCTCTTCCGCGCCGGCGTGGCTCGCAGTGGCGCCTACAATCGCACGCTCACGCCCTTTGGGTTCCAGAGTGAGCGGCGCACTTTCTGGGAGGCGCCCGAGATGTACATGAAGGTTTCGCCATTCGCCTTCGCTGACAAGATCAGGAATCCGATTCTGCTGATTCATGGTCAAGCCGACGATAATCCCGGCACATTCCCAATTCAGAGCGAGCGCATGTACCAGGCGCTAAAAGGCAACGGCGCAACCGTGCGCTACGTGACGCTGCCGTATGAAGCTCACGGCTATGTTGGCCTCGAGTCGGTCGAGCATGTCCAGTGGGAGATGCTGAACTGGTTTGACAAGTACGTCAAGAACGCGGCTGCGGAGACTGGCTCGACGAGCATAAACTAA